The segment GTATCGGATGCGCACGTTTGCCTTGAAGATTCTCTCCATCGTGTGTCTTGTCTGTATGCTGGGTTCCGGCGCGGCGGCGGAAGAGAGCCAGGAAGATTATTCGATCATCGCCAACCGCCGCAAGGAACAGTTCCAAAAGAGCTATGGATACGCGCTCTTTCCTTATCCCTACAGCCTTCCCGGCATCGGCAAGGGCATCGGACTGGTCGGCGGCGCCATGAACATCGCCGACACGTATACGGACGCATACGGGATACTCTTCGCCGGCGAAGTCCAGGGAGCGTCTTTCGGCGTGGCGGACATTCATATCATCCCGAAAACACTGATCCTCGATGTGGGGTTCGGCACGGTCAGCGCCGCAACGATCCAGAGCTACAGCCAGCGCGGCATGAGCACGGACAAGCATGATTACAGCCTGATCGAGATGGGCGATATGGAGTACTACGGCGGCCGCATGACGGCCACGTTTCTGGAGCGGCGCTTTGAATTCTATGGGGCCCTGTACGAGGGCGGAGGCAAACTGAAGAGCATTAGGGACAAGGACGGCAATGTCATTATTGAGTCCCAGGACCCGCACAAGGAACGCGGCCGCACCTTCATGGTCGGCACCCGCTTTGACCTGACCGATGACTATGGGGACCCGCGCCGGGGGATACGCTTTGACGTGACCCGCTCCCAGACACCACCGCGTGATTCGGGTCCGGATTTTTACGTGATGGATTACAATACAACGGGCTACATTCCCCTCGGCCGGCGCAGTACCTGGGCGTTCAATTTTCTCCGCTCCGACGCGGTCGTTACGCGTCAGGGAGAAACGGACCCTGACAAGCTCCGGCAGCTGCAGGGGCTGGATTGCAATGACCCTGCGCTGACCATTGAAGAGAGGGATTTCTGCAATCAAGTGATCAACAACATGGTCGCGAACAACAGGTATGGCACCGCCACCCAATTAGGCGGTTTCAGCCGGCTGCGCTCCTTTTCCCAGAGTAGGTACAAGGGCGCACACACCCTGTTCTACGGCACCGAGATACGGTGGAACCTGACCGACGAAAAGACGCCCTTTGATATCTTCGTCATGAAGGACATCCGGACCGCCATCCAGGTCTCCCTGTTCTATGAGGCCGGCAGCACGGCCGACGCGCGGAGCGAGGTCGGCAAGATCATGCGCGAATCCTACGGACTCGGGCTCAGGGTGGTCACCGCGTCGGGGATCGTGTTCCGGGGTGATTTTGCATTCGGCAAAGAGGGCTTCGAACCGGAGGTCTTTATCGGATACCCTTGGGAGATCTGATCCAGCGCCCGGCAATCACAAAAAAGAAGCATTGTTCCGCCCTGCCCATCATATCTGTATACATCATGGCAGCATCCCTGTATAATGGGGCAGTCACTCAGATGTTTACCCGGGTTCGTTTGTAAAAAAATATCTCACAAGGAGCAACCATTGGCGAAGCCGAATTTTGATTTTCAAAAGCGTCAGAAGGAAATAGCGAAGAAAAAAAAGAACGAGGAAAAGAAGCAGCGTAAGCTGGAGAAAAACACCGCGGCGTCCGCAGAGAATCCTGTCCCGGCTGCAGAAGAGGGAGAAACCAGGTAACTACTGAGGAGAGGCGACCTCATCCCGTTTCAATCCGAAAAAAACAAAGGGAGCATAAGGCCCCCTTTGTTTTTTGCCGGTTGGCCGGGATTACTTCTTCTTGCTCTTCGGCTTCTTCACTTCCTTCCGGGGACCCTTCTGTGATTGCGCCATATTCCATCACCTCTTTCGTTCAAAAATTGAAATGCCGTCATCCTGCAAAGTGGTTTCCTGCCGAAAACCATCAGGCGCTTGAGCCTGCCTCCCGCGGTCGTACTACGATACAATGCATAGTCTCATTGTGATAGAACAAGGATACCAGCTTTCCGTAAAAACGCAATAGGTATGTTCAAGAGCCTGCTCAGGGAAAAATTCACAAGACCCCCCGGTCCCCCGCAAAGATGTGCTATACTTTCATCCATCCATCGTGCTGGCTGACATTCCTATTTTTGCACAACTACGTTAAACGGACGGTACACGTTCAAGCCAGCGCATAACGATACTCTTTGAAGGGAAAGGAGGTGAAAAAGAATGAAGTCATTGAAGATTGTTGCACTTATCGCGATCGTGATGCTGCTCGCTTCCGCAGTGTTCGCGATGCATCACACGCCTGAAGACCGTGGAAAGACCCTGTTCAACGACACGAAGCTCGGCGGTGGAACAGCGGAAAAATCCTGCGGCACCTGTCATCCCGACGGCAAAGGCCTTGAAGGGGTCAACAGCAAGAAAGAGTGGATGGGGACCAAGTCCCTCGAAGAAGCGGTCAACATGTGCATTACCAAGGCGCTCAAGGGCGCGGCCCTGGATGTGAAGTCCGAGCAGATGAAGGACCTCGTGTCCTACATGAAAACATTCAAGCCGAAAGACGAAAAAGCATCGAAGAAGAAGAAACCTGTAGTTGGCTGCTGATCCTGTCTTATCCATACGAGAGAGGGGCATTTCCCTCTCTCTTTTTTTAAATGCAGAAAGCCCGGAACGGTCCCTTGAGGTCGCCGCGCTTTCAGATCTTCCGGGAAATCTCCCGCCGTTTTGTCCCCGATCGCTCAAGCAGCCCTTGCCATTTCCGAAAAAATCCTCTATTCTCTTCTGACAGGCTGAATCATTTCCCCTCGTGTAAAGGAGCTTATCCATGTATCGAGATGACCGAAAGCAGAGCAGAAGCGGTTGTTCCGTGATCTTTTTCATTTTTCTTATTATCGTGATCGCGATCGGACTCTATTACTGGCTCTTTACCGGACGCGTACCGAAACAGGTGGTCCTGGAGGCGGACTTTGAGCAGGCGATGATCGAGTCCGCTCCGGACGATGGCCTGGCGCGCGTTATGATGACCAAAAAACTGCGCGTACGCGATGTGGTGGAGGCGCTCCAGAAGGCGTCTCAAGACGATCGGGTGAAGGGGCTGGTGGCCAGGGTGGGCCAGTCAAGGGTGAGGCTGGCGCAGGTGCAGGAAGTGCGGGACGCGATCATCGCTTTCCGCGCATCCGGCAAACCCGCGATTGCGTATGCCGAGACCTTCGGCGAGGCCGGGCCCGGGAACACTTCCTACTATCTCGCGACCGCCTTTGACGCGATCTATCTGCAGCCCTCGGGCGACGTGGGGCTTACCGGGCTCATCTACGAGCAGCCCTTTGTCCGCGGGACCCTGGACAAGCTGGGCATCATTCCGCGCATTGACGGCCGGAAGGAATACAAGAGCTACCGGTATATGTTCACCGAGAAAAAATATCTTCCGCCGCATCGCGAAGCGATCACCCGGGCGATGGAGTCCCAGTTCAGCCAGATCGTGGGAGGCATCGCTGCCGCGCGCAAGCTGACGGAAGACGAAGTCCTGTCGCTTATCAACGAAGGGCCGTACCTCGGCCGGCAGGCGGTTGACGCGAAGCTGATCGACGGGTTGGGCTACCGTGACGAGGTCTACGACAGGATCAAGAAGAAGGCGGGCGCGAAGGCCGAACTCCTGCCGCTCGCTGAATACCGGAAGCGGGCCGGCAGCCCTTGCAAAAAGGGAACGACCATCGCGCTGGTCTACGGCGTGGGCGGGATCATGCGCGGGAAGAGCGGATATGAACCCGCAACCGGCGAGATCATCATGGGGTCGGACACGATCGCGTCCGCGATCCGGGAGGCCGTGGAGGACGAGGAGGTGAAGGCCATCCTGTTCCGCATCGACAGCCCCGGCGGGTCCTACGTGGCCTCGGACACCATATGGCGCGAGATTATGAGCGCAAAAAAAGCGGGCAAGCCGGTCATCGCGTCCATGGGCGGCACGGCGGCTTCGGGCGGTTATTTCATCGCCATGGCCGCTGACAAGATTGTAGCCCAGCCAGGGACGATCACCGGGTCCATCGGCGTCTTCGGCGGGAAGCTGATCACCACCGGGTTCTGGAACAAACTCGGCGTGACCTGGGACGAGGTACACACCAGCAAAAACGCGAACGCCTGGAGCCAGACCAGCGACTTTACGCCGGAGCAGCGGGCCCGGTTCAGTCAGTGGCTCGACCGCGTGTACGACGACTTCACCACCAAGGTCTCCACAAGCAGGAAGCTCTCGATGGAAGACGTGGAAAAGATCGCAAAAGGACGGATCTGGACCGGAGAAGATGCGAAAAAACTCGGGCTGGTGGACGAGTTGGGCGGCTTCCCCGCGGCACTGCGGCTTGTACGTATTGCCGCCAAGCTTCCGGAAAACGCGCCTGTTCGTTTGAAGGTCTTTCCTGAAAAGAAATCACTGGTCAAGATCATCTCAGACCTGAAATCATTCGGCGCTGAAGACGAGAACGAAAGCGCCCTTGCGCGCACACTGGAAGAGGTGCAGCCTCTGCTCAAAACGATCGGTTCGCTAGGGCCTTCGTCGCGTTCCGGGGTGCTGCGCCTGCCGGACTATGGATGGAACGGGGAGATGAAACAGTAATGCAAGTGAAATGATGCGTTGTCTGGGGTTTTGCCTGGATGACGTGGCCCTGCGGGGCAGTTTGAAGTTAACACCTTTGTAGGGCAAGGCTTCAGCCTTGCTGACATCAAAATACCGCAATCCTGAAGGATTGCCCTACAACTCAGTGAGAACAGAAGCGAATCCAATCGTCGCCCATTCTGTTGATGAGACAGACCCCTATCATCCCGCACCATTCGAGAGCGGGTCTTTTTTACCTTGACAATCTATGTAACATGTGTTACATTATAATCAGATGTTACATATATCGAGGAGGTGTCCCATGAAAAGATTCCTGAAAAACATAGAAGACGCGCTGGCGGATTCGGCCCTCTTGGAAATGGGCGTGGCCGTCGCTCCGGTTGAGCGATCGAAGTCGGTCCGCGAAAGTCTCGAAGAGAACCTCATTGAAGTTGCCTTTGCCGAGGCAGCAGAGTATGACCAGATTCACAAGGCGATCCTTCGGGAACGCCGGAGAGCGGAGGACCTGGTGCGACGTGACGACTGTCTGTACGGCGACAATGATGTGTGCTTTGTCTAAACGAGGCTGTTACACGCCGTAAGAGAGAAGGTAACTGATGCCATGCTGAAAAACAAGGCCCGGGAATGGCTCCTGATCTTTTACAGCGTCCCGTCCCACCCCGTAAGCAACCGTATGAAGATCTGGAGAAAGCTCGCAAAGGCGGGCGCGGTGCAGCTTAAGGGCGCTGTCTATATTCTTCCTGCAACGGACGAACACGAAGAGTTCCTTCAATGGCTCATTGGGGAGGTAAAATCGATGGGAGGCGACGGAGCTTTTGTCAGAAGCGCAGAGATATACTCCATCGATGAGAGCGACATTCGGCAGCTCTTCCTGAGTCAGGCGGAGAAGGAGTATCGCGGTTTTGGAAGAAAGTTCGAGACCCTTGAACGGAAAGTCCAGAGCATAAGAAAAGGCGCGAAACACGACGAGAACGCCCGTCTTGCGGACCAGGCCGGAAAGTTTGCCCGGGAACTGGATGACATTCAACGACGTGATTTTTTCTCTTCGCCCCACGGCGTGGAGATGACCAAGCGCATGCAGAAGCTCAAGACGGCGCTCAAGGGACTCGGTGGACGCGGTGCTGAACCGACGGGGTCAATTGTTCCGAAGCGCGCGGCCGATTACCAGGGCCGCACCTGGTTGACGAGAAAAAAGCCCTTTATCGACCGTATGGCCTCGGCGTGGTTCATCAGGCGTTTCGTGGACACGAAAGCAGCTTTCAAATTCATCAGCGAGAGTGATCTCGCGTCGCTCGGGGCGAACGCCGCGACCTTCGACATGTCCGGCGGTGAATTCACCCATATCGGCGATCTGTGCACATTCGAAGTGCTCGTGAAGTCCTTCGCCGTCAGGGACAAGGTGGTCCGGAAGATCGCCGAGATCGTGCACGACCTCGACGTGAAGGACGATAAATACGGCAATCCGGAAGCAACAGGCGTTGAAGAGATCATGATGGGTATCCGCAAAACGGTAAAGAACGATAGTGACGCCCTGGAACGGGGCATGGCCGTGTTCGAGATGCTGTATCAGGCGAAAACATAACAACGGACAAGTAAAGGAGATTCGTAACTACTCAGCGTGGCCGCAAAAGAACGCAAAGAACCCAAAGAAAAAACCTGAAAGCATGTATTCCAGTTTTAATTCTCTCTGCGATCCTGGAGCCTGTCCTCGAAATGTGTTATCGGGGGTTCTTTAGCGGCTAACAGATTTCTACCTGATTTGACCTGAGAAGATACGGAGAATCAACAATGGCTCAAGGAAACTTATCTTTGCGTGAGACTTCGCGTTACTGGCTGAAACTGGGGTTTATCAGCTTCGGCGGCCCCACCGGCCAGATCGCGATGATGCACAAGGACCTGGTCGAAAAAAAGAAGTGGATCGCCGAAGACCATTTCCTTCAGGCGTTGAACTTCTGCATGCTCCTGCCCGGACCGGAGGCGCAGCAGCTCGCCACCTACATCGGCTGGCTCCTGAACGGGAAGTGGGGCGGGATCATTGCCGGCGGACTGTTTGTTCTCCCCTCCATCTTTATCCTGTGGCTGCTCGCGTGGATGTATGCGTCTCTCGGAAGCGTGCCCGCAATGGCGGCGCTCTTCTACGGTTTGAAACCCGCAGTCGTGGCCATTGTTCTTGAGGCGGTGTTGCGCATCGGCAGGAAAGCGCTCAAAACAAGATTTCTGTACTTTCTTGCCGCGGGGGCCTTCATCGCGATCTATTTTTTCAATGTACCCTTTCCGATCATCATTCTATCAGCCGCGATTATCGGATACGTTGCCGGGACTTTGGCGCCGCGATTATTTTCATTAACACCGGTAAACAACACAGCCCCTGCAGCAATCACGATCATTTCAGAAAAAGCCGCTCTGTCCCGCAGTCTCGGATGGCGGCGCTTTGTTAAGGTATTTTTTGTCTTCATCGGCCGCTGGTCTTTCCCCATCGTGATACTCGGTTTATGGCGAGGCTGGAACGATACCTTCATTGATATCGGCGTACTGTTCAGCAAGGCGGCGGTCGTGACCTTCGGCGGCGCCTATGCCGTACTTGGGTATATCAGCCAGCAGGCTGTAAGCCACTACCACTGGATCATGCCCGAGCAAATGATGGACGGTCTGGGTCTGGCAGAGACCACGCCGGGTCCGCTCATCATGGTGAACCAGTTCGTGGGATACCTTGCGGGATATTATTATGCCCAGGGGATTCCCCCGGCGCTTGGCGGCGCAATCGGAGGACTGCTTGCCACCTGGGTGACCTTTATCCCTTCGTTCATGATGATCTTTCTCCTGGCGCCCTATATTAAGACACTCCGCAAGAACAAACAACTGGCAACCGCTCTCTCGGCCATCACCGCATCAGTCGTCGGTGTCGTGCTGAACCTTGCGGTGTTTTTTACGCATCACACATTGGCGCCTGATATCGGTGGATTTAACTGGTATGCGCTCGCGGCGGCCGCGATCGCCTTCATCGGAATGCAATTGTTCAAGTGGGGCATGATCCCGGTGATCGCAGGATCTGCAGTCGCCGGATTTGTCTGGAAAATATTGATCTGATATCACAGGAGGTTAACGATGAAACAAGTAGCTGACTTGGCGGTACAATTTATGGCGGCATCAGCACGCACCGCGCCGAAGGCAGGAGGAAAAGATTTTCTGGAAATCGTGGTGATCACCAAGGATGAAGATCTCAAGAAGATCGCCGGCGCTATGAAGGAGTACGCGCCAAAAAGCACGAATGAGGCCTTCTGGCTCCGGGACGCTTCGAACATCGAGAACTCACAGGCGCTGCTGCTTATCGGTCTTTCCAAACCCGTGACCGCGGGGTATGACTGCGGGGCCTGCGGGTGGCCCACGTGCGCCGAGTTCACCAAGAACAAACAGATGAAGACAAAGGAAATGGGATACACCGGACCGCACTGCGTCATGCGGATGATGGACATCGGCGTAGCCCTCTCGTCCGCGGCAAAGACCGCAAGCATCCATAACGTGGACAACAGGGTGCAGCAGCGCGTTGGAGCGGCTGCACGGGCGCTGGGATTAATCAAGGCCGAGGTGGCAATGGGAATACCCGTCAGCATCGGCGGCAAGAGCATTTTCTTTGACCGACAGGCGCCGGCGAAACATTAAGAGAATATTGTACCCACCTCAATCCTCTCCCCGTTTGGGAGAGGGCTGGGGTGAGGGGGATTTTCAGATAAAAGAGAATAACCATGTCAAAATTGCTGTCACCCTTCACTGCGCTCTGCATCGTGGGATTCTTTGCCCGGCTGTCCTATGCCCTTGCGAGAAGTCCGGTGCTTCCTCTCTTCGCCCTCTACCTTGGCGCAGGACCAGAGGCCATCGGGTTCGCGGTCGGAATATCGACCGTAACCGGGATCTTCTTCAAGCTTCCTGCCGGCGCTCTCTCGGACATCATAGGCAGGAAGAAGACCATGCTCATCGGGCTGCTCTTCTTCGCCTTCATGCCCTTTGCCTATCTCTGGGTCGAGAGCTATTATCCGCTGATTATCATCAGATTCATTCACGGGCTTGCGACAGCCATCTACGGCCCGGTCTCCATGGCGGTGGTTGCCGACGTGGCGGGTGCCAAGAAAGGCGAGATGCTGTCGTGGTTCTCGTCCATCACGATCATCGGAAACCTCCTGGGCGCTCCCTTGGGCGGGTTCATTCTTCACCATAGTCCAGGCGCGTCGAGTCCCTCTCTTTCCGACTTTCAGAGCGCCTATCTCCTGAGCGGTATCGCCGGGATGATGTCTCTGCTCCTGGCGGTCAATATTCTGCGCGGCGATGGGCATGGTGAAGACGGGAAAAGCCTGAAAGAGGCGTACAGCCGGTTCAGTTCCGGCATCAAAGAAGTGATGAGTGACAAGCGGGTGGTCATCACCTCCGGCATGGAAGGTTTGCAGAATCTCACGGTGGGCGCGCTGGAGGCGTTTCTTCCGATCTATGCGGTAACCAGAGCAGGGTTGAATGAATTCCAGGCCGGACTTCTCTGGGGGGTCCAGATCGTGGTGACCATCATTTCGAAGCCGGTCATGGGAAGGACATCCGACCGGTTCGGAAGAAAACCATTGATCGTGGTCGGAATGGTCCTCTGTGCGGGGGCCTTCGGGGCCATCCCTCTCCTGAAGGACTTTTATTCTCTGATGATCGCAGCCATATTCTTCGGTTTCGGCGAAGCCTTCGTGACATCCTCGTCCGCAGCCCTTGTGGCGGACGTCTGCAAGGAGAAGCACTTTGGCACTGCCATGGGAACGTTCGGCACGATCTTCGATATCGGCCACGCATCAGGCCCCATTCTGGCGGGAATTCTCATCGCCCGCTATGATTATCTCCATGCATTCTGGTTCATGGCCGCGCTTCTCGTCCTTGCGGTTCCGGTGTTCGTTGCAAATGTGAAAATCGAAAGGGGGGCAGTATGACCTATGCCATCAATCATGCTGACATTGATCTGCTGAGAAGCGCCGGCGTTTCCGAGGACGACATCACCCACAGCGTGCATGTGGCAGAAAAGGCACTGGAGATCGCACATCGCATCGGGGGGAGGAACATCCACCAGGAGCTGGTTGGGAGGGGCGGCCTCTTCCATGACCTTGGCACGTCAAAGACGCACGAAATGGAGCACGGGAAGATCGGCGCCGAACTTGGCTGCAAGATCGGACTGCCCCGGGAGATATGCGACATTATGGAGAAACACATTCGCGGCGGTCTTGCCGAGGCAGAAGCTAACGAGCTGGGTTTGCCGGTCAAGGACTATACCTAGCGAAGACTGGAAGAGCGGGTCGTGATCTACGCAGACCGGCTGGTGGATATCATCTATGACGGCATTGTCACGCTCAAGACTGAATTCGAATCAGAGACCCGGTTCGAAGCGATCCCTGTATCATTCCTGAACAGAACAGGGTTGGTATTCTTTCTGTTTTAATTTGCAGTTCTTGCACGTCACCTTGCTCCAGGAAGACTCGAAAAGAACGGTTGACGTGAGAGCCCGTCCGCATACCGCAAACCAGCCGTGCGGAAACAGCTTTTTCATATGGACAACTTTGGTTATTTTCATCAGTCAAACTTTTCCAAAATGGCAAGAAAAATTCTCAAGGCGGAAGCGTTTTAGACAGGATATCAGGATTGACGGTAGTTTATTAAAAGCCTTTATCCGATTTCGCTTAGAAGCGCCTACTTTTGGTATCCTGCCCGCGGCCGCTGGCCATAATCCTGTCAAGAATGACCTTTTCCCCGGATTATTGTTTCACTTTCAAAAGGGTTATAAGATCATCATATTCATACGGTTTCAGCAGGAAAGCATCCGCTCCCGCCGCAAGAAACTCCGCTCTTCTGTCGTCCGAGCTTACCCCGATAATGACCGACGCGGGGAACCGCAGGCGAAGGTGTTTCGTCGCCTCCGCCCCGTTCATGTTCGGCATGCGGTAATCGGTGATGATGATATGAAAATCGTCTTCCGCCGCAACAGCCAGAGCCGACGGCCCGTCCTCGCAGTCACATACTTCGAATCCGTCAGCCTCAAGCGCATGGCACAGACATTCTCTGACCAGCAAGGTATCTTCGATAACAAGAACGGTTCTTTTGCATTTCATGTCTTTCCCTCCCTCGGCTCAGTCGTCGTTAATTTATGTGAAAGGCTATGATGCCGCGCGAACCGTCCCTTGACGGATTGCGCGTATGCGGCGGAATGTTCACGCTCCGCTTGCGATGCGATACAGAATGAATTATTATGCCACTTATGGTTGTGCCAGTCAATCTAAAATACAACCACGGGTTGATAGACTTTTGAGGCGATATTTTCTAAAGTACACGCATGAAGTATGAAAACAAACGTATCGGACAGATCATCAAAGAAGCCAGAAAAGCGCGCGGCATGACCCAGATGAAGTTGTCGGAGCTGATCGGCGTCTCCTATCAGCAGGTGCAGAAGTACGAGAAGGGCAGCGACAACATCAGCGTGGAAAGGCTGAAGCAGATCGCAAAGGCCGTCAACGTGCCGGTAACGCTTTTTTTCCCCGGGGCGGCGGAGGCGGTGGCGGAAGCTCCGGCGGTATACGCAAAAACGTCGGAAGATGAAGCGGCGCTCCTGGAGTTGTACCGGCGTATAAAATCCAGGAAGGCCAAAAAAGCGGTGATAGAACTCCTGAAGACCTTTACGGCAAAATGACGCCGAAGGTCACGCTGTCGTCAAAAAGAACTTTTGTTTCCGGAAGTTTGATGATATGATATCCCCGTTTGTAGGGGTTTCCCTACGACTTCTGGTGGGGTATCATGGCTGATCTCAATACGTTCCGGGAGAACCTGCATTCCCTTGTCTCGAAGTTCGAGCAGGACAAAAACCATTACCTCCAGCAGGGCTATCCCGAAGCCCAGGTACGGATCGACTTCCTCAACCCATTTTTCGATGCTCTCGGTTGGGACATCGAGAACAAGGCCCACAAGCCGCCCCATGAACGCGACGTGATCGTCGAGCTTTCCCCGGAAACATCCCTTCGGCCTGATTACAACTTCCGCATAAACGGCAACACCAAATTCTTCGTCGAGGCCAAAGCCCCGTGGGTGCCGCTCGACGATGTGAACCACATCATGCAGGCCAAGACCTACGCATGGTCAACCAAGGAAGTCTCGTTCGTCATTCTCACCGACTTTGAGCAATTCAAACTCTTTGACGCTTCACTAAAGCCGAATCCCAAGTATCCGCAGGAAGGCCTTCTCTATAATTTCAAGTACGTTGATTATCTCGCCAACATCGAGAAACTGTGGGAGCTTTCCAGGGAGAGGGTTACACAAGGTTCTCTTGAAGCCCTGCTTCCCCGGGACCCGAAGAGCAAACGCCTGAGAATCCCGCCGGACAAGTCTTTCCTCGAAGACCTGACCGGGTGGCGCACCGAACTTGCCAAGGACATCAACAAGCGAAATCACGAGCTCGACGTTCATGTGCTGAATGATGTGGTCCAGAAGCTGCTTGACCGCATCATCTTCATCCGCATTGCAGAAGACCGGAAGATCAGGCCGGAGCGGGAGCTGTGGGAGATTGTGGCGCAATGGCGGGAAGAGGGCAAGCGCAAGTCCATGATGCCCGCCCTCGTGGACCTCTTCCGCGAGGTGAACGACGACCTGAACGGAGATATCTTCAAGCCCCACGCCTGCGAGAGCGTGGAGGTTGATTCCGATCTCCTCTCCGACATCATAGACAATCTCTATTTCCCCAAGACCCGCTACCGTTTCGACGCCATCGGCGTGGAGCTTTTGGGCAGCATCTACGAGCGTTATCTCGGCAGCACCATCCGCGTCACGCCCCAACGCGTGAAGGTGGAGGAAAAGCCGGAGGTAAAGAAGGCCGGCGGCGTTTACTACACGCCGAAGTTCATTGTCGATTATATCGTTAAGAACACCGTGGGCAAACTTATCGAGGGAAAGACCCCGAGGCAGATCGAGAAGATAAAGATACTCGACCCGGCGTGCGGTTCAGGCTCGTTCCTACTCGGGGCTTATCAATACCTTATCGATTACCACCTCCGCTATTACCGCGATCACCCCAAAGACGCCCAGACCCTTTTTCTGGATATCTACGCAAAGGTGAACCCCGAAGACCTGGCTTTGCCGCTTCACGAAAAGGCAAAGATACTCAGGAACAACCTTTTCGGCGTGGATATTGACGCCCAGGCAGTAGAAGTCACGATGATGAGCCTTTACCTCAAGGCCCTCGAAGGAGAGCGCGGCATGTTGCCGCGCAAGCAGCATCTTCTCCCGGCCCTCGGCAACAACATCAAGTGCGGCAACAGCCTGATCGGATATGACATTGTTGACCCCTCTTTGTCCACCCTTAGCAAGGGGGGAACTCAAGGGGGGTTCTTCGCCCTGGATGATGATGCGAAAGACAGGGTCAATCCCTTTGACTGGACATCCAAGACTGCCGGATTCGGCGAGATCATTGAGAGCGGCGGCTTCGACGCGGTCATCGGCAACCCACCGTATGTAAGGCAAGAGCTGCTCGGTGATTTCAAGGGTTATTTCCAGCAGCATTACGAAGTCTATCACGGAACGGCCGATCTCTACG is part of the Nitrospirota bacterium genome and harbors:
- a CDS encoding helix-turn-helix domain-containing protein, producing MKYENKRIGQIIKEARKARGMTQMKLSELIGVSYQQVQKYEKGSDNISVERLKQIAKAVNVPVTLFFPGAAEAVAEAPAVYAKTSEDEAALLELYRRIKSRKAKKAVIELLKTFTAK
- a CDS encoding response regulator — its product is MKCKRTVLVIEDTLLVRECLCHALEADGFEVCDCEDGPSALAVAAEDDFHIIITDYRMPNMNGAEATKHLRLRFPASVIIGVSSDDRRAEFLAAGADAFLLKPYEYDDLITLLKVKQ
- the sppA gene encoding signal peptide peptidase SppA, which codes for MYRDDRKQSRSGCSVIFFIFLIIVIAIGLYYWLFTGRVPKQVVLEADFEQAMIESAPDDGLARVMMTKKLRVRDVVEALQKASQDDRVKGLVARVGQSRVRLAQVQEVRDAIIAFRASGKPAIAYAETFGEAGPGNTSYYLATAFDAIYLQPSGDVGLTGLIYEQPFVRGTLDKLGIIPRIDGRKEYKSYRYMFTEKKYLPPHREAITRAMESQFSQIVGGIAAARKLTEDEVLSLINEGPYLGRQAVDAKLIDGLGYRDEVYDRIKKKAGAKAELLPLAEYRKRAGSPCKKGTTIALVYGVGGIMRGKSGYEPATGEIIMGSDTIASAIREAVEDEEVKAILFRIDSPGGSYVASDTIWREIMSAKKAGKPVIASMGGTAASGGYFIAMAADKIVAQPGTITGSIGVFGGKLITTGFWNKLGVTWDEVHTSKNANAWSQTSDFTPEQRARFSQWLDRVYDDFTTKVSTSRKLSMEDVEKIAKGRIWTGEDAKKLGLVDELGGFPAALRLVRIAAKLPENAPVRLKVFPEKKSLVKIISDLKSFGAEDENESALARTLEEVQPLLKTIGSLGPSSRSGVLRLPDYGWNGEMKQ
- a CDS encoding chromate resistance protein, with protein sequence MLKNKAREWLLIFYSVPSHPVSNRMKIWRKLAKAGAVQLKGAVYILPATDEHEEFLQWLIGEVKSMGGDGAFVRSAEIYSIDESDIRQLFLSQAEKEYRGFGRKFETLERKVQSIRKGAKHDENARLADQAGKFARELDDIQRRDFFSSPHGVEMTKRMQKLKTALKGLGGRGAEPTGSIVPKRAADYQGRTWLTRKKPFIDRMASAWFIRRFVDTKAAFKFISESDLASLGANAATFDMSGGEFTHIGDLCTFEVLVKSFAVRDKVVRKIAEIVHDLDVKDDKYGNPEATGVEEIMMGIRKTVKNDSDALERGMAVFEMLYQAKT
- a CDS encoding DUF2148 domain-containing protein: MKQVADLAVQFMAASARTAPKAGGKDFLEIVVITKDEDLKKIAGAMKEYAPKSTNEAFWLRDASNIENSQALLLIGLSKPVTAGYDCGACGWPTCAEFTKNKQMKTKEMGYTGPHCVMRMMDIGVALSSAAKTASIHNVDNRVQQRVGAAARALGLIKAEVAMGIPVSIGGKSIFFDRQAPAKH
- a CDS encoding HDIG domain-containing protein, whose translation is MTYAINHADIDLLRSAGVSEDDITHSVHVAEKALEIAHRIGGRNIHQELVGRGGLFHDLGTSKTHEMEHGKIGAELGCKIGLPREICDIMEKHIRGGLAEAEANELGLPVKDYT
- a CDS encoding MFS transporter, giving the protein MSKLLSPFTALCIVGFFARLSYALARSPVLPLFALYLGAGPEAIGFAVGISTVTGIFFKLPAGALSDIIGRKKTMLIGLLFFAFMPFAYLWVESYYPLIIIRFIHGLATAIYGPVSMAVVADVAGAKKGEMLSWFSSITIIGNLLGAPLGGFILHHSPGASSPSLSDFQSAYLLSGIAGMMSLLLAVNILRGDGHGEDGKSLKEAYSRFSSGIKEVMSDKRVVITSGMEGLQNLTVGALEAFLPIYAVTRAGLNEFQAGLLWGVQIVVTIISKPVMGRTSDRFGRKPLIVVGMVLCAGAFGAIPLLKDFYSLMIAAIFFGFGEAFVTSSSAALVADVCKEKHFGTAMGTFGTIFDIGHASGPILAGILIARYDYLHAFWFMAALLVLAVPVFVANVKIERGAV
- the chrA gene encoding chromate efflux transporter produces the protein MAQGNLSLRETSRYWLKLGFISFGGPTGQIAMMHKDLVEKKKWIAEDHFLQALNFCMLLPGPEAQQLATYIGWLLNGKWGGIIAGGLFVLPSIFILWLLAWMYASLGSVPAMAALFYGLKPAVVAIVLEAVLRIGRKALKTRFLYFLAAGAFIAIYFFNVPFPIIILSAAIIGYVAGTLAPRLFSLTPVNNTAPAAITIISEKAALSRSLGWRRFVKVFFVFIGRWSFPIVILGLWRGWNDTFIDIGVLFSKAAVVTFGGAYAVLGYISQQAVSHYHWIMPEQMMDGLGLAETTPGPLIMVNQFVGYLAGYYYAQGIPPALGGAIGGLLATWVTFIPSFMMIFLLAPYIKTLRKNKQLATALSAITASVVGVVLNLAVFFTHHTLAPDIGGFNWYALAAAAIAFIGMQLFKWGMIPVIAGSAVAGFVWKILI